Below is a genomic region from Fulvia fulva chromosome 13, complete sequence.
GCGCAAGCTTGACCACGCTTCGACTCACTCCAGCGCGAACAATATGACCGGCTACAACAGTGTGGGCAGTGCACCTGGCGGCAAGGCCACCGCTGCGCAACTGCAAGTGGTGCTCGAGCGTCTTGATAAGCTCAACGAGAAGAACACAGACATGGAGCAGAAGGTCAAAGATGCTGCGATCAAAGCCGAGACCGCACACAAGCACTCCGAAGCGACCGAGTTGGAAAATGAAAGCTTGCGAAAGGACATTGCGCGCCTGGAGGGCAAACTGAAAGAGGTCGGACGCAAGGCTGCGCTTCCCCCTCCAGAGCACCAGCGTCTCGAGGAGAAGGTCCAAGGTCTACAAGATCAGGTCCAGACTGCATCGAGCAAGGCGAAGGAAGTGACGGACCGATTCGAAGCCCTACAAATGCAAGTCGGACAGGCCTCCAGCAAGGCCGACGCCGCAGCAGAGAAGGCTGATGGCGTGCGCACTGTTGTCAACAATGCCTCCGCTTCGCGAGATACCTATCGTGCCAAGCAAGACCGAGTGATGCAATCCCTGGAAGCCAGATATGACGGGTTCGTCAGCCGCGTTCGTGATGTCGAAGCCAGTACTCAGTCTGCAAACAGCAAGGCCGACTCCGCCCACAGCAGAGCCGATGCTGCCGCGAACAAAGCTGCCAAGGCGCAGGCGCAGGCGCTCGCAAACACCGAGGCTATCAAGAAATCGGACGCAAAGTGTGCCAGTGTTAGTCGACAAGTTCAAGATCTACAAGGCAAGGTGGACACAGTCGCCATCGAGGCGGAGACTGCTTCAAGTACTGCACAGACTGCTGCAACCAAAGCGGAGACAGCGCTGAACAGAACGACCTCAGCTACCATCGAAGCCAACAAGGCGGAGGCGGCGAACGCAGTCTCTTCGACTATCGCAGCTCAAATCGCCAAGCAAGAAGAGGCTGTGAAGGCGCTGGAAGGCAAATGCACCCGGTTCGCTAGCGACATCCAAGATGTACAGGTTTATCAGCACACCAACGAGGAGACTCTGAGCTCTCTACAGTCCCAGGTCGACAACATCAAGGACAACATCACTTCCCTCAGTACCAACTCCACTCCACAACAGGATAACAAGAAGTACGGAGTCATGGTCAGCGACTTGCCCAAAGACGTCACTCAGGCATTAGTCGTCGATTACTTCCAAGCAAGCAGCGGACCTATCATCAGCTCTCAGGTGATCAAGCAGAAGGGCGGAACTACTGCTTTCATCCTGCACTTCAAGGACGCGAGAAGTGTCTCGAACGCTTTGGCGCAGAGGGCTACAAAGATAGACGGAAAGCTGATGAACATCCTGGCACTTACCAACCCTCGTAGCCCGCAAGAGCTTTTTGCTAAGGAGGCGTCGGCTGGTGCTGGTGGGAAATGAGGGTTGAGTTTGTTTGATGAGTAGAAGTGTACTGGGGAGAGTTTACAGGGTGGATGTTGCAAGTGGTGATTGCTTGACTCGTAGACATGCGCATGATGGTTCTGAACAGGGGGTTCTATGTGTAGCGTAGCAGCGAAGGCGGTACGAATGAAAACCCAAATACCACGACTTCAATTGAGGAGCCTCTTTTCATGTTACATTTCTGAGTACTTTCTAGTCCTTGTAAGGACTCTTCTGCGGGCAGAGGACCCTGGACGCCACAATCACATGCCGGAAGCTGAAACGCCGTTTGCCCTTAGCGCGTTCGGCACTTCCCGGCCGTTTGAGACTTTCGTCTCAGCTGCACTTACATCTCAAGCTTGTCgcccccccccccccccaAGTTGTCACAAGGTGTACATCGCACCAACGTCTGACGCAAACCAGGAACAGCCATCTGCTCTTGAACATCACGCATACACTGCCGACAACACTATCAGCTTGGGCGGTATCGACGTTGAAGCTCTGAACGCACTCGCGAGGAACGTGCAGGAGCGCCTGAAGGGCGGGTTCGGCGATTTCCATGAGGTGAGTATCTGCCACCACGAAGCCGTGAATTCATCACTGACAGACTTGTGTTGCTAGGAGGGCAGCCATAAAGACAACCGCACCGCTCAGCTCCCGAAGCTCACCAAGCTACTCGGCGAGGTCGACAGACTTAACGACAGTCTGCTGAAGCTGGTAGCTACGCGCGCATCAAGGAGCAACGATCTACCCGGTATGACCAGTGGCGCGGGCACAACTGTGCCACTTGGTGGCAAGTCGAAGACGCTCAACACGCGAGTGCAAGAGCTCCAGCACCAGTTCGCGCAGATGATGACCCGGAATGAGCGACTCGAGAAAGACGTCAAGGCCGCCACCACTCAAGCCGAAGAGGCGACCAGAAAGATGGAGGCAACAAAGCTGGAGAATGAGACTTTACGCAAAGATGACGAGAAACAGGGCAAGAAGCTCAAGGAGCTTGAGCGAAAGGGACCAAAAGCCGTGGCTTCCCAAGATCAGTCACCGTGGGACGAGCAGTTCCAAAGTCTGCAGGTCCAGGTCCAGGCTACTGCGGACAAGAACAAGCGAATCGAGAAAGTGCTCAACAAGGCTGTCGATGACGCGGAACAAGCAAAGACGGATGCATCGACGGCCAAAGTCGAGATCGACATACTTTGCAACACCCTCAATCAGCAGGGTAAGAGATTGAGAGAGGCAGAATCGAAGGAACCAGGGACTACGCTGTTCACCAGCGCTTTTGCGCCCTCAAATGCGACACACTGGCACGACCGGCTCAATGGTCTGCAGCAGCAAATTGACACAGCACACAACAACGCCGAGACGGGTTGCAAAGAGGCTATGGTAGCTCAAGCACAAGCCCAGGCGATCTCCGCTGCCCACGACAAGACCAGATCGAGACATACCCGTGCCATTATCTCGATGAGAGACCAGATCAAGAAGACCGACGAGCGCCTCGATCTAGTTCTTGGCGATGACTCCGATGTCGGTGTACCACTGTGGGTACCTACGACATTCAAGCAACGAACTCTGGAATGCCGCATCAACAAGATCGAGACATACACCACCCGAATGAGCCGACGCACACCAGAGCTTCCAGCGATTTTGATGTGGAATATCTGCCCATGTCTATCACTGAACAACAGATCGAAGACGCAATTGATGCGATTCCCTCGCACCAAACTGTCTACCCATCGTATCTCTTCTACAACTACAACGGACGTCAAGGGAGGAACAGCCGTGGTCGATTTCAAGGACCAGACGGATGCCAATGAAGCGGTCAGAATGGATGGCATGATGATCGGAGGCCAAAAGGTGTCAGTGCAAGAAGTCTTCTACCCGCAGGATGATACCATCATCGGTCATTACAGCGGCTGGATCCTGCTATCGGGTGGTTGGGAAGGCCTGTTGGGCTCTCAGCCATTCATCCCCGATGCTGTGTCGTATATCGGCGAGCCTTCGTCTACGCTTATCCGTGAGTTCCTGCACAGTGTCGCCAACTTTCACGGCGATATGAAGATCAAGATGGCTATGGACAGCACGGACAAGTGCTGTATGTATGTGTTGGTCAAGCTGGCGGATGAAGTGGAGGTGACTAGGGCGTTTCGGATGCTGCACGGACAGGAGTTTTCCAGGGGTGCGATGCATGTCGGCATTGTGCAAGGTTACGATGGGACTTGATCGAGCTGCAGGAGAATATGACGGCTTGTCAGAGCAGTCCGGCTCTCGTTTTCGATGCTGCTTTTGAAGGTATACCTGGTAGAGCGTGTGTCGACTCCGCGGGACGCAGGACTGTGACACCGTGAAGCTTCATCCAAAAATCCATCTTCACCATGCGGAACTCTGCATCATGCATCCAAGACTCCCGTCATCTCACAAGCCCACTCACACTGCCCACAAGTCCAACCATGCCGCAACATCTCTTCCTCGTACGTGAGCTCATCGTCCTCAAGTTGCGCATACAGTATCGGGTAGTCGTGCCGTATACGCCCCAGATGCATCCACGCGACCATCCCAAATGCTATCTTCGCAATACGATCGACGCCCCATCTTCCAAGACGGCCATCCATATTGCCAAAGGCACAGAGATGCTCAGACAGCACGTCCAAGCGAGAGTCTGCCGCGTGCTTGAGCCACGGCGGATATGGTCGATTTATTGAGTCAGTTTCATTGGGGCGGAAATCGAAGTCCACTCGAAGCTTTTTGTCCTTGGCTAGAGGAGCTGGAGTGATAGATGCCTTGAGCATGAAGTCGGGGAAGTAGAAGACGAGATTTTTGAGGCGGCTTGCGTCCTTTGAGTCGTCAATATGCGCTCCAAAATTGTCGACAAATTCGCCGAGCGTAATCCCAAGGCTGAGCACTCACCTCGTTCTGTATCCCTGCCATCCAGGTCCGCCACGTGGGCACGCGACGGCCTATTTGGAGATTGCGCAGGTTGAACATGAATATATGGTTCTCGTAGTACATGCTCTGCAGCTCAGTCCGCACTTCAGGGCAGGCCTGGGCTATGCGCTCCGCTGTAGTCATCATGCAGCGCAGGTCGAGCTGCAGGTAGCCGCAGCTGTAAGCCCATATCCGGTTTCGTAGTTCACCAGGAAGATCTAGGAGGGTCAGTGGGCGTGGTCTGCCTGCTTTGCGGCTGCTTGATCTCAGAGGCGAAAGCTGGCAAGTCGTCGAGATATCGTTCCTCTCTGAACCTGCCTGTGCTTCTGAGTTGGCGAGCAGTCGTTTGCCGAATTCGCTTTGTGGCTGCAATGGCGCGAACATCATGTTATTCATTCCTATAGAATGTTGATGCATTTAACAGAAAATGTTCAGCGTAGCAGCGGAAAAGGCCTCGAGGGAATCCGTGCTTACCTTTCGGAGACTTCGAGATGAGTGTACCGACGGACTGGGTCAATTTTTTCTATCAGGTAGCGTGATACTGCTAAGGTGATCGTTGATTGTCTCGGAGCGTCAGATCCTCGATGATTGCCATCAAGGACCTCGGCATTTCCTTTCACAAAGAGAAGAAATAGCACTGACTGACAGGAGAAGTCGAAGGAGAGCTCACAGCTTACCAAGGTCGAGCATCATATCGTCTCGCCAGACTGCCGTTGGGCAATGCCATGATTCTTCCGCTCGAGAGACCAAGCAACGGTCGTAGCCTCGAAGCGTGGCGGAGAACATATGTATACAAGATCCGAGTCGTTGAGCATATTCCAGTCTTTGATCTTGCATGATCCCGCAGACCTCCCGTAGACTGGCGAGCGGTGGACGATAAGCCATAAATCTTTGACGCTCGAGTCTGCCTATCGATCATTGATGTGACAGATGCCGCTGTAGTGCTCAGAAGAGGTCGATGTAGGTGAGATGAGGTGAAAGTGGTGATAGCGCCGTGTGACGTTTTCCAGACCGATAGGTCGTAACAGCGAGCTTTAAGCCACCGGCGCTCGAGTGTGTGTATCGATTATTGATGCGGGGGATGCGATTGCGATGCTCAGAAAATGTCATTGTTGTTGAGATGaagtggtggtggtggtggtggcgGTGGCGCGTGGCTCAGTCAGCGCGCCCAGAGCGGTGACGACGAAGCTCTCTCCCAGCCGCGTGGAAGGCGGCGGGAGCTATTACCAATTTAGCACTGCCACGAGCACATGCAAGCATTCGACCAGGATTTTGACCAATCTCAATCGCTGCTGCCTTGCAACGACCGCCCCATACCCGACCCACTCCTCAGCATCACCTCCACAACTCGAGATCAAACTGGCGACCGCACCCTTCTCCGTCCACCAGTCCACTGGACGTGCCCCCAAGAACACCGGCAGCATGTACAGCCAGGCCACGCGCAATGTCGATCTCACCAAAACCGAGGCCGACCTGGCCATGCACATCAAGAAGGCCACTTCCATCGAGGAGACTGCGCCAAAGAGAAAGCACGTGCGCGCGTGTATTGTCTACACATGGGACCATAAGAACAGCGCAAGCTTTTGGAACGGCGTGAAGGTGCAGCCCATACAAGCGGATGAGGTGCAGACGTTTAAAGCGCTGTATACCGTTCATAAGGTGCTTCAGGAGGGGCATCCCATAGCTCTGAAAGAGGCACAGCAACATGTCAGTTGGTTGGAGGGACTGTCGCGCGGGCTCGTTGGAGGCATGGGCTCGCAGGGAGTACGAGGATACAGCCCGTTGATTCAGGAATACATATTCTTCCTGGTCTCGAAGCTCAAGTTTCATCGGGATCACCCAGAGTTCAATGGGCTGTTCGAGTACGAGGTGGGTCGATCGGTCGCTCAGCTGGCATTGATACGGACGGGGATGGCTAATGGCTGACGCGCTACAGGAATACATCTCACTCACATCGATTAATGATCCGAACGAGGGCTATGAGACGATTTCCGAGCTGATGACTCTCCAAGATCAAATCGACAGCTTCCAGAAGCTAGTCTTCGCCAACTTCAGTGGTGGTAGCAACAACGAGTGCCGAATTAGTGCTTTGGTGCCGTTAGTGCAGGAGAGCTATGGAATCTACAAGTTTATCACGAGCATGCTTCGTGCTATGCATACCACACTTGGAGACGATGAAGCGCTTTCGCCGCTTCGAGGACGGTAAGCTTTTCCACGCCGAGAAAGCGTGTTCAAAGCGAACATCTGCGATAGCTAACGTGGGAGTGACAGATACGACGCGCAACACTACAGGCTTGTTCGATTCTACTACGAGTGCTCGAATCTGCGTTACCTGACATCGCTCATCACGATTCCAAAGCTCCCACAGGATCCTCCGAATCTCCTACAGGACGACGAGAATGCACCTGCATTGCCCGCGAGACCGAAGAACGAGCCCGTAACGAAGCCTCGCGACACCCCACCGCCTCAAGTATCGACCGATCCCGAGCCGATCAACGAGTTCTGGAAGAATGAGCAGGCGCGGCAGCAAGAGGAATACGAGGCGGAGCAGCGGAGACTACAGCAGCAGTGGGAGGAGGCTCAGCGTTTGCAGCAGCTACAGGCACAACAAGCACAGCGTGACTTTGAGGAGCAGCAGCGCTTGCAGGCGGAACAACAAAGATTACAGCTCGAACAGCTACAGCGAGATCAGTACAACCAGCAGTCGCAGGGTCGCATGGCCGAGCTTGAGCGGGAGAATCTCAACGCGCGCGCACAGTATGAGCGTGATCAGCTTATGCTGCAGCAGTACGACCAGCGCATGAAGGCTCTCGAAGGTGAGCTAGCAGCCTTGAACCAAAACTTCCAATCGCAGACACAGAGCAAGGACGATCAGATTCGGGCACTTCAAGAGCAAGTCAACACATGGCGGACGAAATACGAAGCGCTTGCCAAGCTGTACAGCCAGTTGCGACACGAACATCTGGAGCTGctgcagaagttcaaggGAGTCCAGCTCAAGGCTGCGTCAGCACAGGAAGCGATCGACCAGCGTGAGAAGCTGCAACGCGAGCTCAAGACGAAGAATCTCGAATTAGCCGATATGATTCGCGAACGAGACCGAGCACTGCACGACAAGGACAGGACCACTGGCGGGCACCGCGATGAGCTTGAGAAGCTGAAGCGTGAGCTGCGCATGGCTCTCGACAGGGCTGATAATGCAGACCGTGCAAAGGGCAGCGAGTTGTCGTCTATGCTGTCAAGGCACAACCGGGAGATTGCCGATCTTGAAGAGGCACTGCGCAACAAGACCCGCGCGCTGGACGACATGCAGATGAGGCTCGGCGAGGGCAGCTCTGATCTCGAACGACAACTCCGTGAGAAGGAAGAGGAGCTTGAGATCTACAAGTCCAGTCTTGACGAGGCTCTTCTGGAACTCAACGACTACAAGAACGGCGGAGGCGCGAACGGACCAGCGATGGACGAGCAGATCGACGTCATGCTTCTCGAGAACATCAAGAAGATCAACGACATCATCGATTCAGTGCTTCAGGCTGGTGTGCAACGAGTGGACGATGCCCTCTACGAGCTTGACAGCTCCATGCAGGCCGGTAACCAGAACGCTAGTGGTCCATATGTGCTATCGCAGATCGAGAAGGCACAAAGCACTGCCATGGAGTTCAGCACCGCCTTCAACAACTTCATCGCTGATGGTCCTTCGGGCGGACATGCAGATGTCATTCGCACGGTCCACCAGTTCTCGAACGCGATCGCGGATGTGCTATCGAACACGAAGGGTCTGACTCGATTTGCAAGCGACGACAAGAAGAGCGACCAGCTCGTCAATGCTGCCCGACGATCAGCGTCTGAGACTGTTGCGTTCTTCCGTGGCATCATGTCATACCGACTTGATGGACTGGAGGATCTCCAGAAGACTGACGTTGTGATCAACAAGAATAACGAGGTCCAGGTCGCACTCAACAACCTTTCCAAGATCGCAGATGCATTTGCGCCGAAGTCGAAGGTCACTTCGCAGACTGGTGATCTAGGCGAGATTGTCGATCGCGAGATGATGAACGCCGCCAAGGCTATCGATGCAGCTACAGAGCGGCTGGCCAAGCTCATGAACAAGTCTCGTGAGGGCTACTCAACATACGAGCTCAAGATCCATGATTCGATCCTTGAAGCCGCTATCGCAGTCACAAACGCCATTGCTAAGCTCATCAAGGCTGCAACAGCATCACAGCAGGAGATCGTTAACCAGGGCCGTGGCTCAAGTATGAGCAAAACCCAGTTCTACAAGAAGAACAACCGCTGGACTGAGGGTCTCATTTCTGCTGCCAAGGCTGTAGCGACTTCAACTAACACCCTTATCGAGACAGCCGACGGAGTCATCAGTGGCCGCAACTCACCCGAGCAGCTCATTGTGGCCTCCAACGACGTCGCTGCCTCGACCGCACAGCTTGTCGCCGCATCTCGAGTAAAGGCCAGCTTTATGTCCAAGACCCAGGAGCGATTAGAGGAATGCAGCAAGGCTGTGACCAACGCTTGCAGAAGCCTCGTCAAGCAAGTCCAGAAGATCATCGAGAGCAAGAACAAGGAGAACGGCGAGGATGTGGATTATGCGGCGCTCAGCGGGCATGATTTCAAGATCAAGCAGATGGAGCAACAGGTAAGTCACGTCTTATGCTTCGAGAAAGGCAGCATTGTCTATGCTACTGTTCAGATTCAATCGCTAACATGATGATTACAGGTCGAAATCTTACAGCTCGAGAACGCTCTGAGCGCTGCGAGACATCGACTGGGAGAGATGCGTAAGCTGTCGTATCAGGAAGAGGACTAGAAGGAAGCGGTCCGTGTTATGCTGTATTTCTAGCCATGACTGTGCTTCTGAGCGGCTAGTTGGGCGCTCGGATGTACAACTACAGAGCAGTGAAAGATACCACATGTGTTTTGTTCTCGGTCATTTTGGCATCCCTTTCTTTCTTCGACTTACCTTTCAGGTTCAAGATTGAACCTCCACCAGATCTACGCAGAGTCTAACGGATTATTCGAGGAGAAGATGAAGGGCGGCAGTGTTCTCGTTGAGCTCAGCCTGAATTTTCTCCCGAAAGGTGTGTCTCATCCATGCAGCACATGCACGACACTACGTTTCAGATTCAGTGTTCCAGCGCAGAGGTGCATGCAGGCCACATCATCGCCGCCAGGCAGTCACTTTGAGCCTGAGGCGCAGCATTGCTCTCGGCAGAGGAACAATGCATGCCGAGCCAGATCGGCACGCCGAGACGGGAT
It encodes:
- a CDS encoding Endocytosis protein end4 — protein: MYSQATRNVDLTKTEADLAMHIKKATSIEETAPKRKHVRACIVYTWDHKNSASFWNGVKVQPIQADEVQTFKALYTVHKVLQEGHPIALKEAQQHVSWLEGLSRGLVGGMGSQGVRGYSPLIQEYIFFLVSKLKFHRDHPEFNGLFEYEEYISLTSINDPNEGYETISELMTLQDQIDSFQKLVFANFSGGSNNECRISALVPLVQESYGIYKFITSMLRAMHTTLGDDEALSPLRGRYDAQHYRLVRFYYECSNLRYLTSLITIPKLPQDPPNLLQDDENAPALPARPKNEPVTKPRDTPPPQVSTDPEPINEFWKNEQARQQEEYEAEQRRLQQQWEEAQRLQQLQAQQAQRDFEEQQRLQAEQQRLQLEQLQRDQYNQQSQGRMAELERENLNARAQYERDQLMLQQYDQRMKALEGELAALNQNFQSQTQSKDDQIRALQEQVNTWRTKYEALAKLYSQLRHEHLELLQKFKGVQLKAASAQEAIDQREKLQRELKTKNLELADMIRERDRALHDKDRTTGGHRDELEKLKRELRMALDRADNADRAKGSELSSMLSRHNREIADLEEALRNKTRALDDMQMRLGEGSSDLERQLREKEEELEIYKSSLDEALLELNDYKNGGGANGPAMDEQIDVMLLENIKKINDIIDSVLQAGVQRVDDALYELDSSMQAGNQNASGPYVLSQIEKAQSTAMEFSTAFNNFIADGPSGGHADVIRTVHQFSNAIADVLSNTKGLTRFASDDKKSDQLVNAARRSASETVAFFRGIMSYRLDGLEDLQKTDVVINKNNEVQVALNNLSKIADAFAPKSKVTSQTGDLGEIVDREMMNAAKAIDAATERLAKLMNKSREGYSTYELKIHDSILEAAIAVTNAIAKLIKAATASQQEIVNQGRGSSMSKTQFYKKNNRWTEGLISAAKAVATSTNTLIETADGVISGRNSPEQLIVASNDVAASTAQLVAASRVKASFMSKTQERLEECSKAVTNACRSLVKQVQKIIESKNKENGEDVDYAALSGHDFKIKQMEQQVEILQLENALSAARHRLGEMRKLSYQEED